A genomic region of Fodinisporobacter ferrooxydans contains the following coding sequences:
- a CDS encoding Crp/Fnr family transcriptional regulator: protein MDWLRQMSIFSDLSDQELDKIANIVHARKFPRDTFVFHEGDEREAVYFVRSGIVKVSKLDEDGREQIVSFLQSGDMFPHVGFFDDAPYPGTAQTIEASELAAIPIREFEHLLLQQPKIFLKVTRVLGRKILELQQKLQDVTIQNAYDRIVHALLHLCKQNGLKVENGFVLSFRLTNRELANMIGTSRETVNRVLNDLRKQGSVDFVTEGIWVSDQLIKNQDY from the coding sequence ATGGATTGGTTGCGGCAAATGTCCATTTTTTCTGACCTGTCAGATCAGGAATTAGATAAAATAGCAAATATTGTCCATGCTCGCAAATTCCCGCGCGATACTTTTGTTTTTCATGAAGGCGATGAACGGGAAGCTGTTTATTTTGTTCGCTCCGGTATTGTCAAAGTCTCAAAACTTGATGAAGATGGGAGGGAGCAAATCGTTTCTTTTCTTCAGTCTGGTGATATGTTTCCACATGTAGGATTTTTTGACGACGCTCCTTATCCGGGGACCGCTCAGACAATTGAAGCAAGTGAGTTGGCGGCAATTCCTATTCGGGAATTTGAGCACCTTTTGTTGCAACAACCGAAAATTTTCTTAAAAGTCACTCGCGTGCTTGGCAGAAAGATTTTAGAACTTCAGCAAAAACTGCAGGATGTAACCATTCAAAATGCGTATGACCGGATTGTTCATGCATTGTTGCATCTCTGTAAACAAAATGGCCTAAAAGTGGAAAACGGCTTTGTATTATCCTTTCGCCTGACAAACCGGGAGTTGGCAAATATGATCGGAACATCCAGGGAAACGGTCAATCGCGTTTTAAATGACCTGCGCAAACAAGGTTCTGTAGACTTTGTCACAGAAGGAATCTGGGTCTCCGATCAGTTGATAAAAAACCAGGATTATTAA